In Chryseobacterium shigense, the following proteins share a genomic window:
- a CDS encoding acetyl-CoA hydrolase/transferase family protein, giving the protein MYNYISAEEAIYTVKSGNRVFFHGSACTPNYLIDELARQSHRLENVEMVSITQQGNVEIAKPEYKNNFFVNSLFVSTPVRDAVNSDRGDFVPVFLSEIPILFRKNILPLDVALVTVSPPDKHGFCTLGTSVDVARAAVDTAKIIVAVVNPLMPRTHGDGMIHISRIHKLVWHEEELPTVDYGAKVGPEEMLVGKNVAELIEDKSTLQMGIGTIPDAVLKCLSNHKDLGVHTEMLSDGVIDLIQNDVINNKYKGYNDNKTITSFCFGTRKLYDYVDDNTVFAFKDVSDVNFPINIMRNKKMVAINSAIEIDLTGQVCADSIGTLQYSGIGGQMDFMRGAALSEDGKPIIAITSRTKKGVSRIVPFLKQGAGVVTTRGHIHYVVTEYGTAYLYGKNLRQRAQELISIAHPDDREMLERAAYERFKH; this is encoded by the coding sequence ATGTACAATTATATTAGTGCAGAAGAAGCGATATATACTGTAAAAAGCGGAAACCGCGTATTTTTCCACGGAAGTGCATGTACTCCGAATTATCTTATTGATGAGCTGGCAAGACAGTCTCACCGTCTGGAAAACGTAGAAATGGTTTCCATTACCCAACAAGGCAACGTAGAAATTGCAAAACCTGAATACAAGAACAATTTCTTTGTCAATTCATTATTCGTGTCTACACCAGTGCGGGATGCTGTGAACTCTGACAGGGGAGATTTTGTTCCCGTTTTCTTAAGCGAGATCCCTATTTTATTCAGAAAAAATATCCTGCCGCTGGACGTGGCTTTGGTAACAGTTTCCCCACCTGACAAACATGGGTTCTGCACATTGGGAACCTCTGTGGATGTGGCAAGAGCTGCTGTTGATACTGCCAAAATTATTGTTGCCGTTGTAAATCCTCTGATGCCGAGAACACACGGAGACGGAATGATCCACATCAGCAGGATTCATAAACTGGTATGGCATGAAGAAGAGCTTCCGACAGTAGATTACGGTGCAAAAGTAGGCCCTGAAGAAATGCTTGTAGGAAAGAATGTAGCTGAACTTATTGAAGACAAATCAACATTACAGATGGGTATCGGAACCATTCCTGATGCCGTACTCAAATGTTTAAGCAACCATAAAGATCTTGGAGTTCACACAGAAATGCTGAGTGACGGCGTTATAGACCTGATCCAGAATGACGTAATCAACAACAAATATAAGGGCTATAACGATAACAAAACCATTACAAGCTTCTGTTTCGGAACAAGAAAACTGTATGATTATGTGGACGATAATACTGTTTTTGCCTTCAAAGATGTAAGTGATGTGAACTTTCCGATCAATATCATGAGGAATAAAAAAATGGTAGCCATTAATTCTGCCATTGAAATTGACCTTACAGGACAGGTATGTGCAGATTCCATCGGAACTTTACAATACAGCGGAATCGGAGGCCAGATGGACTTTATGAGAGGCGCTGCCTTAAGCGAAGATGGAAAACCCATCATTGCCATTACATCAAGAACCAAAAAAGGGGTCTCAAGGATCGTTCCTTTTCTTAAACAGGGTGCCGGAGTTGTGACAACAAGGGGACATATTCATTACGTTGTGACAGAATATGGCACAGCTTATTTATATGGCAAAAATCTCCGCCAGAGGGCACAAGAGCTCATCAGCATCGCTCATCCTGATGACAGGGAAATGTTGGAAAGAGCTGCTTATGAACGATTTAAACACTAA
- a CDS encoding thioredoxin family protein — translation MKTGTFSDLETVMKKDPKPVIIHLYTDWCSVCKMEKHALNKDKEIVDLINENFYMVNFEAEKTKEKIQFQGREFEYLPNGNTGIHELALALSKNKDQPVYPLWIILDRNLNLVYYHEGLVIPEKIKQRLLEISAL, via the coding sequence ATGAAGACAGGCACTTTTTCCGATCTTGAAACGGTAATGAAAAAAGATCCGAAACCTGTTATTATCCACTTATATACAGATTGGTGTTCGGTCTGTAAAATGGAAAAGCATGCTTTGAATAAAGATAAGGAAATCGTTGACCTGATCAATGAAAATTTTTATATGGTTAATTTTGAAGCCGAAAAAACGAAAGAAAAAATACAGTTTCAGGGAAGGGAATTTGAGTATCTGCCGAATGGAAATACCGGAATCCATGAGCTGGCACTGGCTTTGTCTAAAAATAAAGATCAACCGGTTTATCCTTTATGGATTATTTTGGATAGGAACCTAAATTTGGTTTATTATCATGAAGGGCTGGTTATACCTGAAAAAATAAAGCAGAGACTTTTGGAAATTTCTGCTTTGTAG
- a CDS encoding HipA family kinase, whose product MLDLRTVTVTRYILPLREGGSLPALAEADDDFKYVLKFRGAGHGVKMLISELLGGRITEALGLKIPELVFVNLDVDFGRTEADEEIQDLLKFSEGLNLGLHYLSGSITYDPAVKIDPLLASKIVWLDAFITNIDRTFKNTNLLMWHKELWVIDNGASFYFHHSWQNFDAAAKTPFKYVKDHVLLPKAKMLDEADQFAHEVLNDTLFREIVSLIPEDWLHWDDADETPEEIREIYFQFLKTRLENSQIFVNEAKNARG is encoded by the coding sequence ATGCTGGATTTAAGAACGGTAACCGTCACACGTTACATTCTGCCTTTAAGAGAAGGCGGATCTCTTCCTGCTTTGGCAGAGGCTGATGATGATTTTAAATATGTACTGAAATTCCGGGGTGCTGGCCACGGAGTCAAGATGCTGATTTCTGAGCTTTTGGGCGGCAGGATCACTGAAGCTCTGGGACTAAAGATTCCTGAGCTGGTATTTGTAAATCTGGATGTGGATTTCGGAAGAACGGAAGCTGATGAGGAAATTCAGGATCTACTGAAATTTTCGGAAGGCCTGAATCTGGGTCTGCATTATCTTTCAGGCTCCATCACCTATGATCCTGCCGTAAAGATAGATCCTCTCCTTGCTTCGAAAATTGTATGGCTGGATGCTTTCATTACGAATATTGACCGCACTTTTAAAAATACAAATCTTCTGATGTGGCATAAAGAGCTCTGGGTTATAGATAATGGGGCTTCATTTTATTTCCATCATTCATGGCAGAATTTTGATGCAGCAGCAAAAACACCGTTCAAATATGTGAAGGATCATGTACTGCTTCCGAAAGCAAAAATGCTGGATGAAGCAGATCAGTTTGCCCACGAAGTTCTGAATGACACCCTTTTCCGGGAAATTGTCAGCTTAATTCCTGAAGACTGGCTTCATTGGGATGATGCCGACGAAACTCCTGAAGAAATCCGTGAGATTTACTTTCAGTTCCTGAAAACAAGGTTAGAAAATTCTCAAATCTTTGTAAACGAAGCTAAAAATGCTAGAGGATAA
- a CDS encoding alpha/beta hydrolase family protein, with protein MELIKNLNIKLENAETRNFLADAIYPETSKKLPLVIFVHGYKGYKDWGAWNLMAEKFAEAGFFFVKFNSSHNGTTVEDPCNFGDLEAFGNNNYSKELSDLGVVIDHFVKDPHVDDQRIILIGHSRGGGISIIKTFEDERINGLITLASVDTLERFPKDEALEKWKKEGVYYVLNGRTKQEMPHYYQFYEDFEKNIHRFDVEMAAEMAKAYVLIVHGTHDESVSVKNAEHLHILNPNSELFLVENADHTFGSKEPWMEKTLPYNLNIVTERCIDFINKNMK; from the coding sequence ATGGAACTGATAAAAAACCTTAATATAAAACTGGAAAATGCTGAAACCAGGAATTTTCTTGCTGATGCCATCTATCCTGAAACCAGTAAAAAATTGCCGTTAGTGATCTTTGTTCATGGCTATAAAGGTTACAAAGACTGGGGAGCATGGAATCTGATGGCTGAAAAGTTCGCAGAAGCTGGTTTTTTCTTTGTGAAATTTAATTCGTCCCATAACGGCACTACAGTTGAAGATCCTTGTAATTTTGGTGATCTGGAAGCTTTCGGGAATAATAATTATTCAAAAGAACTTTCGGATCTGGGTGTCGTGATCGATCATTTTGTAAAAGATCCTCATGTGGATGATCAGCGAATTATTCTTATCGGGCACAGCAGAGGAGGGGGGATTTCCATTATAAAAACATTTGAAGATGAAAGAATCAACGGACTTATTACCCTGGCAAGTGTAGATACTTTGGAAAGGTTTCCAAAAGATGAAGCTCTGGAGAAATGGAAAAAAGAAGGGGTATATTACGTACTGAACGGAAGAACAAAACAGGAAATGCCGCATTACTACCAGTTTTATGAAGATTTTGAAAAAAATATTCATCGTTTTGATGTAGAAATGGCAGCGGAAATGGCAAAAGCTTATGTGCTAATTGTTCATGGAACCCATGATGAGAGCGTAAGTGTAAAAAATGCAGAACATCTTCATATCCTCAACCCGAATTCAGAGTTGTTCCTGGTTGAAAATGCCGATCATACCTTCGGATCAAAAGAGCCTTGGATGGAAAAGACTCTTCCTTATAATCTGAATATTGTTACAGAGAGATGCATTGATTTTATCAATAAAAATATGAAATAA
- the hppD gene encoding 4-hydroxyphenylpyruvate dioxygenase: MSTLTFAEKIAQAENFLPINGTDYIEFYVGNAKQAAHYYKTAFGFQSVAYAGPETGVRDRASYVLQQGKIRLVLTTGLKSDSSVSEHVKKHGDGVKILALWVDDAYKAFEETTKRGGKPYLEPVTLTDENGEVRMSGIYTYGETVHMFVERKNYTGSFMPGYEKWESDYNPEDAGLLYVDHCVGNVDWNRMIPTVEWYEKVMGFVNILSFDDKQINTEYSALMSKVMSNGNGYAKFPINEPAEGKKKSQVEEYLDFYEGEGVQHIAVATKDIIHTVTELKKRGVEFLSAPPEAYYDMVPERVGHIDEDIKKLQDLGILIDHDEEGYLLQIFTKPVEDRPTLFFEIIERHGAQSFGAGNFKALFEALEREQERRGNL, encoded by the coding sequence ATGTCAACACTTACATTTGCCGAAAAAATTGCTCAAGCTGAGAATTTTTTACCTATCAACGGTACAGATTACATTGAGTTTTATGTAGGAAATGCTAAACAGGCTGCCCATTATTACAAAACCGCTTTCGGTTTTCAGTCTGTAGCCTATGCAGGTCCTGAAACAGGAGTAAGAGACCGTGCTTCTTATGTTCTTCAGCAGGGGAAAATAAGACTGGTATTAACAACAGGGCTTAAATCCGATTCATCTGTCAGCGAACACGTAAAAAAACACGGTGACGGAGTAAAAATTCTGGCACTTTGGGTAGATGACGCTTACAAAGCTTTTGAAGAAACTACCAAAAGAGGTGGAAAGCCTTATTTGGAGCCTGTAACTTTAACCGATGAAAACGGTGAAGTAAGAATGTCCGGAATCTATACATACGGAGAAACCGTTCACATGTTTGTTGAAAGAAAAAATTACACAGGATCTTTCATGCCGGGATACGAAAAATGGGAAAGCGATTACAATCCTGAAGACGCAGGTTTATTATATGTAGACCACTGTGTAGGGAATGTAGACTGGAACAGGATGATTCCTACAGTAGAATGGTACGAAAAAGTAATGGGCTTTGTAAACATCCTTTCTTTTGATGACAAGCAGATCAATACAGAATATTCTGCCCTGATGTCTAAAGTAATGTCCAACGGAAACGGATATGCGAAATTCCCGATCAATGAGCCTGCAGAAGGTAAAAAGAAATCCCAGGTAGAAGAATATCTTGATTTCTATGAAGGTGAAGGAGTACAGCACATCGCGGTAGCAACAAAAGATATCATCCACACAGTAACCGAATTGAAAAAACGTGGTGTAGAGTTCCTTTCCGCTCCACCAGAGGCTTATTACGATATGGTTCCTGAAAGAGTTGGCCATATTGATGAAGATATTAAGAAATTACAAGACTTAGGCATCCTTATTGATCACGATGAAGAAGGATACCTGCTTCAGATTTTCACGAAGCCGGTAGAAGACCGTCCTACTCTATTCTTCGAGATCATTGAAAGACACGGTGCACAGAGTTTTGGTGCCGGAAACTTCAAAGCATTGTTCGAAGCACTGGAAAGAGAGCAGGAAAGAAGAGGAAATCTTTAA
- a CDS encoding cupin domain-containing protein, protein MNTIPRRIVTGIKDGKSAIIEDQQAENAVEHLPGLIISDIWNTQKMPASLELEMSIPNTGFPQTPKNGTYFRYVSIPPDRNLGVEFKAGEPHPMMHQTQTLDYIIILSGELYLIMEEGETLLKPGDIVIQRGTNHAWSNRSNEPCIQLAVLIDAEH, encoded by the coding sequence ATGAATACAATACCCAGACGCATCGTAACAGGAATCAAAGACGGAAAATCTGCCATTATTGAAGACCAGCAGGCAGAAAATGCAGTAGAACATCTTCCGGGCCTGATTATTTCAGACATCTGGAATACGCAAAAAATGCCGGCAAGCCTGGAACTAGAAATGAGCATACCCAATACAGGATTTCCGCAAACTCCTAAAAACGGAACCTATTTCCGCTACGTTTCCATTCCGCCCGATAGAAATTTAGGAGTAGAGTTCAAAGCGGGAGAACCTCATCCCATGATGCACCAGACACAAACTTTAGATTATATCATCATCCTTTCCGGTGAGCTTTACCTGATCATGGAAGAAGGCGAAACGCTTCTCAAACCCGGAGACATAGTTATTCAGAGAGGGACCAATCATGCGTGGAGCAACCGTTCAAATGAGCCATGCATTCAGCTTGCAGTACTTATTGATGCTGAACATTAG
- a CDS encoding TonB-dependent receptor plug domain-containing protein: MKRILFSVTFLSSFCFSQETDSLNLQQTVKTDSTSMSKAKIKTSTIEDVVITGTIKPFSRSKSPVAVEVYSQKFFQKNPTPSIFEAIAMVNGVKPQLNCSVCNTGDIHINGLEGPYTMILIDGMPIVSSLSTVYGLSGIPNSLVDRIEVVKGPASSIYGSEAMGGVINIITKNALTAPKLSVDVMTSSWSENNLDISTKFNVGKNAASLLSLNYFSFKEKIDQNKDNFTDAALQSRISVFNKWNFKRKENRQASVALRYLYEDRFGGEMQWNRSYRGSGDIYGESIYTNRAEVFGLYQWPLKEYIVTQFSYNYHDQDSFYGSNPYNALQKVAFAQTYWSKKVGNHDLTGGITFKRTFYDDNTPGTLSSDGITNAPMKSPIWGVFVQDQWEINEKNTLLVGYRFDYDKIHHEVHSPRLAWKFSPNPYHTLRFNFGTGFRVVNLFTEDHAALTGSREVMIKSDLKPERSVNGNLNYIWKIPVGNRLLQLDASAFYTYFSNKIVGDFDSDPDKIIYDNLHGYGISRGASLNVDFSFGFPLSVGLGVTYLDVYQKFDGETEKSQQLHAPKWSGTYNLSYKFVNDLAIDFTGQLYGPMRLPVLPNDYRPEYSPFYSLANIQVSKSFKSGFEIYCGIKNVFNFTPKDPLMRPFDPFDKYVDDPKNNPNHYTFDTAYGYAPMQKIRGFLGVKYTLK; encoded by the coding sequence ATGAAGCGAATACTATTTTCTGTTACTTTTTTATCTTCTTTTTGTTTTTCTCAGGAAACAGACAGCCTGAATTTGCAGCAAACAGTAAAAACAGATTCCACATCAATGTCGAAAGCAAAAATTAAAACCAGTACCATTGAAGATGTTGTAATTACCGGAACCATAAAGCCTTTCAGCAGGTCAAAAAGTCCTGTGGCTGTAGAGGTTTACAGTCAGAAATTTTTTCAGAAAAATCCTACCCCAAGCATTTTTGAGGCCATAGCGATGGTAAACGGGGTTAAACCACAGCTCAACTGTTCAGTATGCAATACGGGTGATATCCATATCAACGGTCTGGAAGGTCCGTACACGATGATCCTCATTGATGGAATGCCTATTGTAAGCTCTCTTTCCACAGTATATGGCTTAAGCGGAATTCCCAATAGCCTTGTAGACAGGATTGAAGTGGTAAAAGGTCCCGCTTCTTCCATTTATGGTTCCGAGGCAATGGGTGGCGTAATCAATATTATTACCAAGAATGCATTAACCGCTCCTAAACTAAGCGTTGATGTAATGACAAGCTCCTGGAGCGAAAATAATCTTGATATTTCAACAAAGTTTAATGTCGGAAAGAATGCTGCCTCATTGTTGAGCTTAAATTATTTCAGTTTTAAAGAAAAAATAGATCAGAATAAGGATAATTTCACAGATGCAGCATTGCAGAGCAGGATTTCAGTTTTTAATAAATGGAATTTTAAGAGAAAGGAAAACCGACAGGCGAGTGTTGCACTGAGATATTTATATGAAGACCGTTTTGGCGGTGAGATGCAGTGGAACAGATCATACCGTGGAAGTGGTGATATATATGGCGAAAGTATTTATACGAACAGGGCAGAAGTATTCGGGCTGTATCAGTGGCCTTTAAAAGAATATATTGTTACCCAGTTTTCTTATAATTATCATGATCAGGATTCTTTTTATGGAAGTAACCCGTATAATGCGCTTCAGAAAGTGGCTTTTGCACAGACTTATTGGAGCAAAAAAGTGGGAAATCACGATCTTACAGGGGGAATTACCTTCAAAAGAACATTCTATGATGATAATACACCGGGAACACTATCTTCAGACGGAATCACCAATGCACCGATGAAGTCACCAATCTGGGGGGTCTTTGTACAGGATCAGTGGGAAATCAATGAAAAAAATACATTATTAGTAGGTTACAGATTTGATTACGACAAAATTCATCATGAAGTTCACTCACCGAGATTGGCGTGGAAATTTTCTCCGAACCCTTATCATACCTTACGGTTTAATTTTGGAACAGGGTTCAGGGTGGTAAACCTGTTTACAGAAGATCATGCTGCACTTACAGGCTCAAGGGAGGTAATGATTAAATCAGATCTGAAGCCTGAAAGATCAGTGAACGGAAACCTCAACTACATCTGGAAAATTCCGGTGGGAAACCGTTTGCTTCAGCTTGATGCATCTGCATTTTATACCTATTTCAGTAATAAGATCGTTGGTGACTTTGATTCCGATCCGGATAAAATTATCTATGATAACCTCCACGGATACGGAATTTCAAGGGGAGCTTCCCTCAATGTGGATTTCAGTTTTGGTTTTCCTTTGAGCGTTGGTTTAGGAGTAACCTATCTGGATGTTTACCAGAAATTTGATGGAGAAACTGAAAAATCACAACAGCTGCATGCACCGAAATGGAGCGGAACGTATAATCTTTCGTACAAATTTGTGAATGACCTGGCTATAGATTTTACAGGGCAATTGTATGGGCCAATGCGACTTCCGGTATTGCCAAATGATTACCGCCCGGAATACTCGCCTTTTTATTCCCTGGCTAACATTCAGGTTTCAAAAAGCTTCAAATCCGGTTTTGAGATCTACTGCGGGATTAAAAACGTTTTCAATTTTACCCCTAAAGATCCTCTCATGAGACCTTTTGACCCATTCGACAAATATGTAGATGATCCTAAAAACAATCCCAATCATTATACTTTTGATACAGCTTATGGGTACGCGCCGATGCAGAAGATCAGAGGTTTTCTGGGCGTAAAATATACTTTGAAATGA
- a CDS encoding homogentisate 1,2-dioxygenase, with amino-acid sequence MRYHQAGNIPQKRHTIFKSPEDKFYYEQLFGTEGFHGISSLLYHTHRPTQIKSIGTAKDVTPKIAVEKNVAPRMFKGMNVTPEDDFMDSRKILLMNNDLKMGLSKPIKSMDYFYKNAECDELLYVHQGTGILKTFVGDLEFVTGDYLIIPRGTIYQVELKSDDTVFFVLESHSPIYTPKRYRNEFGQLLEHSPFCERDIIAPVFKEPKDEKGEFLIKVKKENQITDFIYATHPFDVVGWDGYFYPYKFNIKNFEPITGRIHQPPPVHQNFEGHNFVVCSFCARMYDYHPLAIPAPYNHSNIDSDEVLFYTEGDFMSRNHIDLMDFTLHPGGIVHGPHPGAMERSIGKKFTEEYAVMVDPFRPLKITEEALKVEDPSYKTSWLEESDKTMEDRSQE; translated from the coding sequence ATGAGATATCATCAAGCGGGAAATATCCCACAAAAAAGACACACGATTTTCAAATCGCCGGAAGATAAATTTTACTATGAACAGCTCTTCGGAACAGAAGGCTTTCACGGAATTTCCTCATTATTATACCACACACACCGTCCTACACAGATTAAATCTATTGGAACAGCCAAAGACGTAACACCAAAAATTGCCGTAGAAAAAAATGTGGCTCCGAGAATGTTTAAGGGAATGAATGTAACCCCCGAGGACGATTTCATGGACAGCAGAAAAATCCTTCTGATGAACAATGACCTGAAAATGGGATTATCGAAGCCGATAAAGTCTATGGACTATTTCTACAAAAATGCAGAATGCGATGAGCTTTTATATGTTCACCAGGGAACAGGAATCCTGAAAACATTTGTAGGGGACCTGGAATTTGTAACAGGTGATTATCTTATTATTCCGAGAGGAACTATCTACCAGGTAGAACTGAAATCGGACGATACCGTATTTTTTGTGCTTGAAAGCCACTCTCCTATTTACACTCCAAAACGATACAGAAATGAATTCGGGCAGCTTTTGGAACACTCACCTTTCTGCGAAAGAGATATTATTGCACCGGTTTTCAAAGAACCAAAAGACGAAAAAGGAGAATTTTTAATTAAAGTAAAAAAAGAAAACCAGATCACAGATTTCATTTATGCAACGCATCCTTTTGATGTGGTAGGCTGGGACGGATATTTTTATCCTTATAAATTCAATATTAAAAACTTCGAACCTATTACCGGAAGAATTCACCAACCGCCTCCGGTACACCAGAATTTTGAAGGTCATAATTTTGTGGTATGTTCATTCTGTGCAAGAATGTACGATTATCATCCCTTAGCAATTCCGGCTCCTTATAACCACTCAAATATTGATTCCGATGAAGTTTTATTCTATACGGAAGGAGATTTTATGAGCCGTAATCATATAGATTTAATGGATTTCACTTTACACCCCGGAGGAATTGTACACGGACCTCATCCGGGAGCAATGGAAAGAAGTATCGGTAAAAAATTCACCGAAGAATATGCCGTAATGGTAGACCCTTTCCGTCCGCTGAAAATTACGGAAGAAGCCTTAAAAGTGGAAGATCCTTCATATAAAACTTCATGGCTGGAAGAATCAGATAAAACCATGGAAGACCGTTCTCAGGAATAA
- a CDS encoding flavin reductase family protein, which produces MKTVIPSELSPVQLQTVMQTAVSPRPIALASTVDKNGNINLSPFSFFNMFSTVPPVLIFSPSRRVRDNTTKHTLENVLEVPEVVIGTVNFPIVQQISLASTEYETGVNEFIKSGLTMKDADLVQPKLIEECPVNFECKVLEVKSLGDQGGAGNLVICEVQKIHIREEYLNEAGNLDQQKLDMVARLGGNWYSRSNENSLFEVPKPLVTKGIGFDLLPDSIKYSKVFTGNDLGMLANVEILPAGDFHSDENIHLNAQKLLIESKIEEAWTLLTIQ; this is translated from the coding sequence ATGAAAACAGTAATCCCCTCCGAACTATCCCCCGTACAGCTTCAAACTGTCATGCAGACCGCTGTGTCTCCACGTCCTATTGCTTTGGCTTCTACGGTAGATAAAAACGGAAATATCAACCTATCACCTTTCAGCTTCTTTAATATGTTCAGTACGGTTCCTCCTGTATTGATTTTTTCACCCTCAAGAAGGGTTCGGGACAATACTACAAAACATACTTTGGAAAATGTTCTGGAAGTCCCTGAAGTCGTAATCGGAACTGTAAATTTTCCTATTGTTCAGCAAATTTCCCTGGCTTCTACGGAATATGAAACCGGAGTCAATGAGTTTATTAAATCCGGCCTAACGATGAAGGATGCAGATCTGGTTCAGCCTAAACTGATTGAAGAATGCCCCGTAAACTTTGAATGTAAAGTTCTGGAGGTAAAATCTCTTGGAGATCAGGGCGGTGCAGGAAACCTTGTGATTTGCGAAGTTCAGAAAATCCACATCAGGGAAGAATACCTGAACGAAGCTGGAAATTTAGACCAGCAAAAACTGGATATGGTAGCCCGCCTGGGAGGTAACTGGTATTCCAGAAGCAATGAGAACAGCCTTTTTGAGGTTCCGAAACCATTAGTCACAAAGGGAATCGGCTTTGATCTTCTGCCAGATTCTATCAAATACAGTAAGGTATTTACAGGAAACGACCTGGGAATGCTTGCCAATGTAGAGATACTGCCCGCAGGAGATTTTCATTCAGATGAAAACATTCACCTGAATGCTCAGAAATTATTGATCGAGAGCAAGATTGAAGAAGCCTGGACGCTTTTAACAATACAATAA
- a CDS encoding DUF3037 domain-containing protein, protein MLEDKIYEYAVIRLVPKVEREEFFNIGLVMFSKKERFIRVEFYLCPDKFRLMHSKLDYDDVIHNLESFQRIANGDKEGGPVALMDIPERFRWLTAVRSSSIQTSRPHPGKSKDLEKTFGKLFEELVK, encoded by the coding sequence ATGCTAGAGGATAAAATATACGAATATGCCGTAATACGCCTGGTGCCCAAAGTTGAAAGAGAAGAGTTTTTCAATATCGGGCTTGTGATGTTTTCCAAAAAGGAGAGATTTATCCGCGTGGAGTTTTATTTATGCCCTGATAAATTCAGGCTGATGCACAGCAAACTGGATTATGATGATGTTATCCACAATCTTGAAAGCTTCCAAAGAATTGCCAATGGAGATAAGGAAGGAGGCCCTGTTGCCCTGATGGATATTCCTGAACGTTTCCGCTGGCTGACTGCCGTAAGGAGCTCATCCATTCAAACTTCAAGACCTCATCCGGGAAAATCCAAAGACCTGGAAAAAACGTTTGGTAAACTTTTCGAAGAACTGGTGAAATAA
- the fahA gene encoding fumarylacetoacetase, giving the protein MKSFVEYSSDSDFSIHNIPFGVAVFNKEYIGCCTRIGDQVVDLATLYDLGYFEDIKGLDDNVFEAYTINEFIELGKPVTNAARTRIQELLQEGSTLSKDEKTIEDAFYDLDKVKMMMPVHIPNYTDFYSSIEHATNVGKMFRDPANALLPNWKHLPVGYHGRASSIVVSGTEINRPKGQTKPADAEKPLFGPSKQLDFELEMAFILNKNTEMGESISTKDAEDAIFGMVIFNDWSARDIQSWEYVPLGPFLAKNFGSSISPWVVTLEALEPFRTASPKQDPEVLDYLKFEGDKNYDINLEVYIQPENSEENLISESNYKFMYWNMTQQLAHHTVNGCNVEVGDLYASGTISGSDPKSFGSMLELTWRGQNPLQLSNGQERKFIEDNDTVTMKAWAEKDGVRVGFGDVSGKIIPTV; this is encoded by the coding sequence ATGAAATCATTTGTAGAATATTCTTCAGATTCAGACTTTTCTATACATAATATTCCTTTCGGAGTAGCAGTTTTTAATAAAGAATACATCGGATGCTGTACAAGGATCGGTGATCAGGTAGTAGATCTTGCCACCCTTTATGATCTTGGATATTTTGAAGATATTAAAGGACTGGATGATAATGTTTTTGAAGCTTACACCATCAACGAATTTATTGAACTGGGAAAACCTGTAACCAATGCGGCACGTACCAGAATCCAGGAACTTCTTCAGGAAGGCTCCACCTTGTCAAAAGACGAAAAAACCATTGAAGATGCTTTCTATGACCTTGACAAGGTAAAAATGATGATGCCCGTACACATTCCGAACTATACGGATTTTTACAGCAGCATTGAACATGCCACTAACGTTGGGAAAATGTTCCGCGATCCGGCCAATGCCCTACTTCCAAACTGGAAACATCTTCCGGTAGGCTATCATGGAAGAGCATCATCCATAGTAGTTTCAGGAACGGAAATTAACCGTCCGAAAGGCCAGACAAAACCTGCGGATGCGGAAAAACCACTTTTCGGACCAAGCAAACAGCTGGATTTTGAACTGGAAATGGCTTTTATCCTTAACAAAAACACGGAAATGGGTGAAAGTATTTCTACAAAGGATGCTGAAGACGCCATCTTCGGAATGGTAATTTTCAATGACTGGTCCGCAAGAGATATCCAATCCTGGGAATATGTTCCGCTGGGGCCTTTCCTTGCCAAGAACTTCGGTTCGTCTATTTCTCCGTGGGTAGTTACCCTTGAGGCGTTAGAACCGTTCAGAACAGCTTCTCCAAAACAGGACCCTGAAGTTTTAGACTATTTGAAATTTGAAGGTGATAAAAATTATGATATCAACCTTGAAGTATACATCCAGCCAGAAAACAGTGAAGAAAACCTGATTTCAGAAAGTAATTATAAATTCATGTACTGGAATATGACACAGCAGCTTGCTCATCACACGGTGAATGGATGCAACGTTGAAGTTGGAGATCTGTATGCCAGCGGAACCATTTCAGGAAGCGATCCCAAATCTTTCGGATCTATGCTTGAACTGACATGGAGAGGACAAAATCCTTTACAGCTAAGCAATGGTCAGGAAAGAAAGTTCATTGAAGATAACGATACCGTTACGATGAAAGCATGGGCTGAAAAGGATGGTGTGAGAGTAGGTTTCGGTGACGTTTCAGGGAAAATTATTCCTACGGTTTAA